The segment CGGATGCGCTCCACATCGAACGCCATATTCACCTCAGGCAGCGTCGCCGATGCGGATAGGCCTGTGACTGCGCTCATGATCTCTCCTCAGGTGTCGAATCGTTGCCGAGTCGTGCAACCAGGAGCGCTTCGAGCCCGGCTCGAATCGGCCCAATCGTGATCCGACTCAGCAGTTCGCTCGCAAACGCATAGGTCAGCAGACTCCTGGCAGCCGCCGGATCGATGCCGCGTGACCGCAGATAAAACATCGCGTCCTGGTCGTGCTGGCCGATGGTCGTACCATGCGTGCACTTCACGTCGTTGTTGAAGATCTCCAACTGCGGCTTGCTGTCGATCACGGCATCCTCGGAAAGCAGGAGATTCTTATTGACCTGTCTGGCATCGGTTTTCTCGGCGGCCTTGTGGACGACGACCTTGCCGTTGAAGACCCCGCGCGACTTTCCATCCAGGATGCCCTTATAGAGCTGACGGCTGTTACAATGCGGCTGGACATGATCGATCCTCGTGTGGTGATCCACGTGCTGCCGACCTGTCACCATATAGAGGCCATCGAGCGCACACTCCGCACCCTCCCCATCGAGCGCCACATCCAGATTGTTCCGGACAAGGGCGCCACCGAGATCAATAGCGTGGGACGAGAATGTGCCGCTGCGACTAAGCTGTGCGTGCACCGTTGCCACGTGGAAGGCTTCCTCGCTTTCCCTCTGCACCTTATAATAGTCGATCGCCGCATTCTCGCCGCCGATGATCTCAGTAACCGCATTCGTGCAATAGACACCGTTTTTCGCGCTCACGTAGCTCTCAACGATCCGAGCCTGGCTATGAGCCCCCACCACGATCAGGTTCCGCGGATACGACACGGTGGCGGAACCGCTCTCATCGTCGGTCGACTCGAACGGGCTGTCCTGGGCCGAGTCGAAGGGCAGCGAAGAGATGAACAACAGGTGAATGGGCGCCTCAACGATCGTATCATTCGGAATAGACACGAACGCCCCATCCTCCATGAAGGCGGTGTTAAGCGCTACAAAAGCCTGATTATCAAAACCGGCATGCTGAGCCAGATACTGCTCGACGGAGGCCGGACTATAAGCGAGCGCCGTTGCCAGACTGCCCACCACGACACCTGCCGGAAGCTCCTTCAGTGACGATAGGTCGGCCGAGTAACAGCCGTTCACGAAGACAAGTTGGGCGCACGCCACATCCTCAAGGGTAAAGGGCCCGATCGGGGCGATCGGTAGCATGCCCTGAGCCTGTCCTGCGCGTCTGAACGGGATCTTGGCGATTGGAGCGACATTCGTATATTTCCACTCCTCGAGCCGGGTCGTGGGAAATCCCAGCTCGACGAATCGATCGAACGCCGCCGTGCGGATTCGGCCGATCCATTGGGGTCGCCTATCGGCGTCGGCTCGCTCCAACCGCTCAAAGTCCAGACGATAGCTCTCCAATTCTTCCGCAACTTGCAGCATCGACCGCCGTTGTCTCCTTACACAACCGCCTGCTGGATCAGACCGACTTCCACTTTGATCCAATCGTACCCTTTCGCCTCGAGTTCATGCGCCAGATCCTGTCCCCCTGACTTGACGATCCGTCCCTCAAAGAGCACATGGACGAAGTCTGGGGTGACGTAGTTCAATAACCGCTGGTAATGGGTAATCAGGATCATCGCGCGGTCCGGACTTCTGAGCGCATCGATACCGTTTGCCACAATTCTCAAGGCATCGATGTCCAGGCCGGAGTCGGTCTCATCCAAGATCGCTAACCTGGGATCGAGCACGGCCATCTGGAAGATCTCGTTCCGCTTCTTCTCCCCGCCCGAAAAGCCTTCGTTAAGCGCTCGATTCAAGAGGCTCTGGTCCAGCTCAACAAGCTTCATCTTTTCCTTGATCAGGTTGAGGAAGTCGATAGCATCAAGCTCTTCCAGACCGCGGTGCTTTCGTATGGCGTTGACGGCCGCCTTCAAGAAGTAACTCGTGCTCACTCCCGGGATCTCGACCGGATATTGGAAGGACAGAAAGACCCCCTCCCGAGCGCGCTCTTCGGGAGGCATTTGGAGCAGGTCCTTCCCTTCGTACACGATCTCGCCGGCCGTCACTTCGTAGCCATCCCGACCGGCCAGCACGTGGGCCAACGTACTCTTGCCCGAGCCATTAGGACCCATGACGGCATGGACCTCGCCATCCCGGACCACCAGATCCACCCCGCGCAGGATCTCTGCGCCCCCAACCTTTGCGTGCAGGTTTTTGATTGTGAGCAATATAGTGTCCTTTAAGCGATCAGCCCTCAGCAGTCCGCTCCCAGCTTGAAGCTACCTGCTGATCGCTGATTGCTGACCGCTGCCTTTAACCGACGCTCCCTTCGAGGCTCACACCCAGCAGCTTCTGCGCCTCGACAGCGAACTCCATCGGCAGTTCGCGAAACACCGTCTTACAGAAGCCGTTCACAATCAGATTCACCGCATCCTCGGCCGAGATCCCGCGCTGCTTACAATAGAAGAGCTGATCCTCGCCGATCTTTGAGGTCGAGGCTTCGTGCTCAAGCTGCGAGGAGCTGTTATTCACCTCGAGGTACGGGAAGGTATGAGCGCCGCACTTGTCGCCGAGCAGCAAGGAGTCGCACTGCGAATAGTTCCTGGCGCCGGTCGCCCCCTTCATGATCTTGACCAGTCCCCGGTAGCTGTTCTGACCGTGACCGGCGGAGATCCCCTTCGAGATGATGGTGCTCCTGGTATGCTTGCCGAGATGGATCATTTTGGTGCCGGTGTCTGCCTGCTGGTAGTGGTTGGTCAGCGCGACCGAATAGAACTCTCCAATCGAATCATCGCCCTGCAAGATGCAACTCGGGTACTTCCAGGTGATCGCTGAGCCGGTCTCCACCTGCGTCCAGGAGATCTTGGCGCGTTTACCCAGGCACTTGCCCCGCTTGGTGACAAAGTTGTAGATGCCGCCCTTCCCCTCCTTGTCGCCGGGATACCAGTTCTGGACCGTCGAGTACTTGATCTGGGCGTCGTCGTGGGCAATCAGCTCCACGACCGCGGCGTGCAACTGGTTCTCGTCCCGCATCGGGGCGGTGCAGCCTTCCAGGTAGCTCACATAGGCCCCTTCATCGGCAATAATCAGGGTCCGCTCAAACTGGCCGGTATCGGCAGCATTAATGCGGAAGTAGGTCGAGAGCTCCATCGGACAGCGCACGCCTTTGGGAATATAGCAGAACGACCCGTCGCTGAAGACAGCAGAGTTCAGCGAGGCAAAAAAGTTATCGGTGTAAGGCACTACCGACCCGAGGTACTTCTTGATCAGGTCCGGGTGATTCCGCACCGCCTCAGAGAAAGCACAGAAGATGATGCCCAGCTCCGCCAACTTCTCCTTGAACGTCGTGGCTACTGAGACGCTGTCAAAGACGGCATCAACCGCGACGCCGGCAAGGTGTTTCTGCTCCGTCAGGGGAATGCCGAGCTTCTCGAATGTCTCCAGCAGCTTCGGATCGACCTCATCGAGGCTCTTGGGCCCTTCCGTCTGCCGCTTGGGCGCCGCATAATACCGGATAGCCTGATAATCGATAGGCGGATATGTGACGTTGGCCCACTTCGGCTCTGCCTCTGACTTTTCCAGCTTCGCCCAATGTCGATAGGCCTTCAGGCGCCACTGAAGCATCCAGTCCGGCTCATCTTTCTTGGCGGAGATAAGACAAATAATCTCCTCATTCAGTCCGTGAGGAACCCCCTCCTCCTCGATCTCCGTCACAAACCCGTACTTGTACTCCTGGCTAGCCAGGGCTTCAATCGCCTTTGAACTACTGCTCATAACCTCACCCGCTTCTCTTCTTTATAAACCTTATACGACGGAAGGCCTCCTCGCCGGTCAGGCACTTTGAACCGGTTGCCCATCCCGCCCGTAACGTTTAATACTAACGCCGTCGGCCTCTTTTTTCCAGACCTTTTCCGAGTCGTCCCCTACCGCATCACTACTACGGGCGCCGTCCGGAGCGTACCGGCAGCCGCATTGGCGATACTGATCCTGGCGGCCAGGGCACCAGCCACCTCGTGAAAGGCCTTCGCGACAGGCGAGTCGGCCGGTTCCATGGCCACGGGCCTCCCCTCGTCGCTGGTACGGCGGATATAGGGGTCAAGCGGAATTTCGCCCAGGAATGGGATCTCGGCCTTCTCGCTTGCCGCCTTGGCCCCGCCATGCCCGAAGATCTCGTCACGATGGCCGCACTGCGAGCAGGCATAGTAGCTCATATTCTCAACGATCCCCAAGATCGGCGTCTTCAGCTTGTTGAACATCAGGATGGCCTTGGAGGCGACCTCCAGCGCCACATCCTGGGGCGTGGAGACGATGACGGCGCCGGTCAGCGGAATCGTTTGGCACAGGCTCAGTTGGATATCGCCCGTTCCCGGCGGCAGATCGATCACCAGGTAGTCCAGCTCACCCCATTCAACATGGCCGAGGAATTCCTGGACCATCTTGTGCAGCATCGGGCCCCGCCAGACCACCGCCTCGTTCTTCGGCAGAAAGAACGCCATCGACATGATCTTCACGCCGTGCATCAGGGGTGGAATCATCTTCCCGCCCTCTGTCTGCTGCGGCGCGCCCCCTCCGCCCATCAGTTTGGGAATGCACGGCCCGTAGACGTCCGCATCCATCAACCCGACCCTGGCACCCGCCCGCATCAGGGCGACGGCCAGATTCGCCGCCACTGTCGACTTGCCAACCCCCCCTTTGCCGCTGGCGACAGCCACCGTGTTACGCACTTCGGGCAGGTATGACGATTGGGGCTCGCGCGAGGTCGTCACACGGGAGGTCATGGTGACCTCTACCTGCTCTACACCCGGGAGGGCGGCGACGACCTGTCTGGCGCCCTCTTCCATCTGCTTTCTGACCGGACAGGCGGGGGTCGTCAACTCGATGGCGAATCTCACCGTGCCGCCATCGATCTGTACGTCTCGCACGAAACCAAGCGAGACGATGTCGCGACGGAGATCTGGATCCTGGATCGTGGCAAGTGCCTCGAGTACGGCTCGTTCTGTCACCATAGTATTGCTCTTTGCCCCCTTCGCCGTCGCGTTCACCGGCCGGCCTGTCGGCAGACAGGTCAGGCGGCTATATCGGCTTGCGCATCGCGCTGTATCTGATCAAGCCAGCGTTCCGTATGATCCCAATCCGACACCCCCGCGCTTGGGAGCCGATCGATATCGACGGCCGACACGAACTCTCGGACTGTGAAGCCGCAGCGCGAACAGCGCTTATAGTAGAACTTGTTGTCGCCTTCCACCTGCATGGCCCCGATCCGACTCATACGGGCCTGACAACACCGGCTCGGACCAGGAGGAGAGATGATCTTATGGGGATAGCTGTTCCTGGCCTTCTTCTCTGCGGAGTATTCGATAATGCTGGCTATCTGACCGTGACCCTCCTGGGCCGATTCTTCTTCGGTTCCACCTCGCAGATCGGCAATGGCCTTACTCCGCCTCCAATGACTGTACATATTGGAATGACGAGATATACTGTTCATTGTGTCGCTCCAGCTTTGTAGGGCCCCTCCGAAAGTGGGAGCCCATCGACCATCCCCATCACGACGTTGACGTTGACTCGGATACACACCTGGTCCATTCGGTCTGCGCTAACCCGGCCAAGACCTCCTCCATGGTACCGGCGGAAGTGGAGGGAAGCGTGACGTACGATACGCCCTTATGGGAGACGACCCGCGCGTCAATCTGAGGCCTCG is part of the Candidatus Methylomirabilis lanthanidiphila genome and harbors:
- the sufC gene encoding transporter translates to MLTIKNLHAKVGGAEILRGVDLVVRDGEVHAVMGPNGSGKSTLAHVLAGRDGYEVTAGEIVYEGKDLLQMPPEERAREGVFLSFQYPVEIPGVSTSYFLKAAVNAIRKHRGLEELDAIDFLNLIKEKMKLVELDQSLLNRALNEGFSGGEKKRNEIFQMAVLDPRLAILDETDSGLDIDALRIVANGIDALRSPDRAMILITHYQRLLNYVTPDFVHVLFEGRIVKSGGQDLAHELEAKGYDWIKVEVGLIQQAVV
- a CDS encoding mrp — protein: MNATAKGAKSNTMVTERAVLEALATIQDPDLRRDIVSLGFVRDVQIDGGTVRFAIELTTPACPVRKQMEEGARQVVAALPGVEQVEVTMTSRVTTSREPQSSYLPEVRNTVAVASGKGGVGKSTVAANLAVALMRAGARVGLMDADVYGPCIPKLMGGGGAPQQTEGGKMIPPLMHGVKIMSMAFFLPKNEAVVWRGPMLHKMVQEFLGHVEWGELDYLVIDLPPGTGDIQLSLCQTIPLTGAVIVSTPQDVALEVASKAILMFNKLKTPILGIVENMSYYACSQCGHRDEIFGHGGAKAASEKAEIPFLGEIPLDPYIRRTSDEGRPVAMEPADSPVAKAFHEVAGALAARISIANAAAGTLRTAPVVVMR
- a CDS encoding cysteine desulfurase, with translation MSSSSKAIEALASQEYKYGFVTEIEEEGVPHGLNEEIICLISAKKDEPDWMLQWRLKAYRHWAKLEKSEAEPKWANVTYPPIDYQAIRYYAAPKRQTEGPKSLDEVDPKLLETFEKLGIPLTEQKHLAGVAVDAVFDSVSVATTFKEKLAELGIIFCAFSEAVRNHPDLIKKYLGSVVPYTDNFFASLNSAVFSDGSFCYIPKGVRCPMELSTYFRINAADTGQFERTLIIADEGAYVSYLEGCTAPMRDENQLHAAVVELIAHDDAQIKYSTVQNWYPGDKEGKGGIYNFVTKRGKCLGKRAKISWTQVETGSAITWKYPSCILQGDDSIGEFYSVALTNHYQQADTGTKMIHLGKHTRSTIISKGISAGHGQNSYRGLVKIMKGATGARNYSQCDSLLLGDKCGAHTFPYLEVNNSSSQLEHEASTSKIGEDQLFYCKQRGISAEDAVNLIVNGFCKTVFRELPMEFAVEAQKLLGVSLEGSVG
- a CDS encoding sufD, needed for fhuF Fe-S center production/stability, yielding MLQVAEELESYRLDFERLERADADRRPQWIGRIRTAAFDRFVELGFPTTRLEEWKYTNVAPIAKIPFRRAGQAQGMLPIAPIGPFTLEDVACAQLVFVNGCYSADLSSLKELPAGVVVGSLATALAYSPASVEQYLAQHAGFDNQAFVALNTAFMEDGAFVSIPNDTIVEAPIHLLFISSLPFDSAQDSPFESTDDESGSATVSYPRNLIVVGAHSQARIVESYVSAKNGVYCTNAVTEIIGGENAAIDYYKVQRESEEAFHVATVHAQLSRSGTFSSHAIDLGGALVRNNLDVALDGEGAECALDGLYMVTGRQHVDHHTRIDHVQPHCNSRQLYKGILDGKSRGVFNGKVVVHKAAEKTDARQVNKNLLLSEDAVIDSKPQLEIFNNDVKCTHGTTIGQHDQDAMFYLRSRGIDPAAARSLLTYAFASELLSRITIGPIRAGLEALLVARLGNDSTPEERS